One window of the Fusobacterium animalis 7_1 genome contains the following:
- a CDS encoding amino acid ABC transporter permease: MDWEFITKYTPEFVQAGILTLKIGGIGIILSIIVGILGSWVLYENFKFFKQIIVGYIELSRNTPLLVQLFFLYFGLPKVGLRFSPEICGIIGLTFLGGSYMIETFRSALETIDKIQKESALSLGMTKWQTMRYVILPQSFVISLPGLTANIIFLLKETSVFSAISLMDMMFVAKDLIGLYYKTEESLFMLIVGYLIILLPLSLLGVWLERKLKYVGYSN; this comes from the coding sequence ATGGATTGGGAATTTATAACAAAGTACACACCTGAATTTGTACAAGCTGGGATACTGACATTAAAAATAGGTGGAATAGGAATAATACTTTCAATTATAGTTGGGATTTTAGGAAGTTGGGTTTTATATGAAAATTTCAAATTCTTTAAACAGATTATAGTTGGATATATAGAGTTAAGTAGAAATACACCTCTTCTTGTTCAATTATTCTTTTTGTATTTTGGGCTACCAAAGGTAGGTTTAAGATTTAGTCCAGAAATTTGTGGAATAATTGGTTTAACATTTTTAGGTGGAAGCTATATGATAGAAACTTTTCGTAGTGCATTGGAAACAATAGATAAGATTCAAAAAGAGTCAGCTTTAAGTTTAGGTATGACTAAATGGCAAACAATGAGATATGTTATTTTACCTCAATCATTTGTTATAAGTTTACCAGGTCTTACTGCAAACATTATATTTCTATTAAAAGAAACATCAGTATTTAGTGCAATATCTTTAATGGATATGATGTTTGTAGCAAAAGATTTAATAGGGCTTTATTATAAAACAGAAGAATCTTTGTTTATGCTTATAGTAGGATATTTAATAATATTGTTACCTCTTTCATTGTTGGGAGTATGGTTAGAAAGGAAGTTAAAATATGTTGGGTACAGCAATTGA
- a CDS encoding amino acid ABC transporter permease, with product MLGTAIDLLSKGTNFERLLYGLWVTIKLSLISAIFSIIFGILFGLFMEIKNPITKIISQIYLQVIRIMPPLVLLFITYFGVTRIYGVHISAETSAIIVFTIWGTAEMGDLVRGSIESIPKSQIESAMALALDKKQIYLYVIIPQIIRRLIPLSVNLITRMIKTTSLVVLIGIVEVLKVGQQIIDTNRFQYPNGAIWIYGVIFSLYFLSCWPLSMLAKFLEKRWSKI from the coding sequence ATGTTGGGTACAGCAATTGATTTACTATCAAAAGGAACAAATTTTGAAAGACTTCTATATGGCTTATGGGTAACAATAAAATTAAGTTTGATATCAGCTATATTTTCAATAATTTTTGGTATATTATTTGGACTTTTTATGGAAATAAAAAATCCTATAACAAAAATAATTTCACAAATATATTTACAGGTAATAAGAATAATGCCGCCTCTTGTGTTATTGTTCATAACATATTTTGGAGTTACAAGAATATATGGTGTCCATATTTCAGCAGAAACAAGTGCAATAATAGTATTTACTATTTGGGGAACTGCTGAAATGGGAGATTTGGTAAGAGGTAGTATTGAAAGTATACCTAAAAGTCAAATAGAAAGTGCAATGGCATTAGCTTTGGATAAAAAACAAATATATTTATATGTAATTATTCCTCAAATTATAAGAAGACTTATACCTTTATCAGTGAATTTAATAACAAGAATGATAAAAACTACAAGTTTGGTTGTATTAATAGGAATAGTTGAAGTTTTAAAAGTTGGACAACAAATAATAGACACAAATAGATTTCAATATCCAAATGGAGCAATATGGATATATGGAGTAATATTCTCACTATATTTTTTATCTTGTTGGCCATTATCAATGTTAGCAAAATTTTTAGAAAAGAGATGGAGTAAAATATGA
- a CDS encoding amino acid ABC transporter ATP-binding protein, producing the protein MKQLDKMIISAKNIIKNYGELEVLKGVNLDIHQGEVVVIIGASGCGKSTFLRCLNGLEDIQGGDIILDNEIKFSDAKNDMTKIRQKIGMVFQSYELFPHLTILDNILLAPTKVQKRNKEEVKQQALKLLERVNLLDKQNSYPRQLSGGQKQRVAIVRALCMNPEIMLFDEVTAALDPEMVREVLDVMLELARDGMTMVIVTHEMQFARAVADRVIFMDNGNIAEQGEAEEFFSNPKTERAQKFLNTFTFKK; encoded by the coding sequence ATGAAACAGTTAGATAAAATGATTATCTCTGCCAAAAATATAATAAAAAATTATGGAGAACTTGAAGTCTTAAAAGGAGTAAATTTAGATATACATCAAGGAGAAGTGGTTGTAATAATTGGAGCTTCTGGTTGTGGAAAAAGTACATTTTTAAGATGTTTAAATGGTTTAGAAGATATTCAAGGTGGAGATATAATTTTAGATAATGAAATAAAATTTTCAGATGCTAAAAATGATATGACAAAAATTAGGCAAAAAATTGGAATGGTTTTTCAAAGTTATGAATTATTTCCACATTTAACAATCTTGGATAATATCTTATTAGCACCAACAAAGGTACAAAAGAGGAATAAAGAAGAAGTAAAGCAGCAAGCATTGAAATTACTTGAAAGAGTTAATTTACTAGATAAACAAAATTCTTATCCAAGACAGTTATCAGGGGGGCAAAAACAAAGGGTTGCAATAGTTAGAGCCCTATGTATGAACCCAGAAATAATGTTATTTGATGAGGTTACAGCTGCACTTGATCCTGAAATGGTAAGAGAAGTTCTAGATGTAATGCTTGAACTTGCAAGAGATGGAATGACTATGGTCATAGTAACACACGAAATGCAATTTGCAAGAGCAGTTGCAGATAGAGTAATATTTATGGATAATGGGAATATAGCAGAACAAGGAGAAGCAGAAGAATTTTTCTCAAATCCAAAAACAGAAAGGGCACAAAAATTTTTAAATACATTTACATTTAAAAAGTAA
- a CDS encoding cysteine ABC transporter substrate-binding protein codes for MKIWKKILKLATVGVAVFALVACGNKTEETKTEAPAQETTAKARTVQEIKDSGVIRIGVFTDKAPFGYVDENGKNQGYDVYFTNRLAKDLGVKVEYISLDPASRVEYAETGKADIVAANFTVTPERAEKVDFSLPYMKVSLGVVSPDKAVIKSIDELKDKTLIVSKGTTAEYYFSKNYPEVKLQKYDSYADAYNALLDGRGDAFSTDNTEVLAWAKANPGFTVGIDSLGDIDTIAVAVQKGNKDLLDWINNEIKELGKKNFFHEAYKATLEPIYGDSADPDSIVIEGGEIK; via the coding sequence ATGAAAATTTGGAAAAAGATTTTAAAATTGGCAACAGTGGGGGTGGCAGTATTTGCATTAGTTGCTTGTGGAAATAAAACAGAAGAAACTAAGACAGAAGCACCTGCACAAGAAACTACTGCTAAGGCAAGAACAGTACAAGAAATTAAAGATAGTGGTGTTATTAGAATAGGAGTATTCACAGATAAAGCACCTTTTGGTTATGTTGATGAAAATGGTAAAAATCAAGGATATGATGTTTATTTCACAAATCGTTTAGCAAAAGATTTAGGAGTGAAAGTTGAATATATTTCTCTTGACCCTGCAAGTCGTGTTGAATATGCAGAAACAGGAAAAGCTGATATAGTTGCTGCAAACTTCACAGTTACACCTGAAAGAGCAGAAAAAGTTGATTTTAGTTTACCATATATGAAAGTATCATTAGGAGTTGTTTCTCCTGATAAAGCAGTTATTAAAAGTATTGATGAGTTAAAAGATAAGACTTTAATAGTAAGTAAAGGAACTACTGCTGAATATTATTTCTCTAAGAATTATCCAGAAGTAAAATTACAAAAATATGATTCTTATGCAGATGCTTATAATGCTTTATTAGATGGTAGAGGAGATGCTTTCTCAACTGATAACACAGAAGTTTTGGCTTGGGCAAAAGCAAACCCTGGATTTACAGTTGGAATTGATTCATTAGGAGATATTGATACAATAGCTGTTGCAGTTCAAAAAGGAAATAAAGACTTATTAGATTGGATAAACAATGAAATCAAAGAATTAGGAAAAAAAAATTTCTTTCATGAAGCATATAAAGCAACTCTTGAACCAATTTATGGAGATTCTGCTGATCCAGATTCAATAGTTATTGAAGGTGGAGAAATTAAATAA
- a CDS encoding helix-turn-helix transcriptional regulator: protein MKRAERLNQELIFLSSKKSFNLSDLIKEFNISKRTALRDIQDLELMGLPFYVENGRNGGYKLINEKLLIPIYFDLGEITSIFFALKSLEALSTTPFEKSYPLLYKKLLATLPTEQKEKILKLLKVVEYYTIPPVNPTNFLTMILEAILDLKVLNILYTQHTKISKQILPYNLFYRNGVWFCYALDINNNMFGVYRCDYIEECTIDNMEHSYTFEDLKNFLNTYKGTYHNIEFRCSLTKFGKELFLKKNYPNMKLEEVDNQPHIIGNFNKEELDYMVHYLIGLGDNIKIEYPKLLKDAYIKKLKEILKKYYYN, encoded by the coding sequence ATGAAAAGAGCTGAAAGACTTAATCAAGAACTAATATTTTTAAGTTCAAAAAAATCTTTTAATTTATCAGATTTAATAAAAGAATTTAACATCTCAAAAAGGACAGCATTAAGAGATATACAGGACTTAGAATTAATGGGCCTACCATTTTATGTTGAAAATGGTAGAAATGGAGGTTACAAATTAATAAACGAAAAATTATTAATTCCTATATATTTTGATTTAGGAGAAATAACTTCTATATTTTTTGCTTTGAAATCTTTGGAAGCACTTTCAACTACACCATTTGAAAAATCTTATCCTTTACTTTATAAAAAGTTATTGGCAACTTTACCAACAGAGCAAAAAGAGAAGATTTTAAAATTATTAAAAGTTGTAGAATATTATACTATACCTCCTGTTAATCCTACTAATTTTTTAACTATGATTTTGGAGGCTATTTTAGATTTAAAAGTTCTAAATATTTTATATACTCAACATACCAAAATATCTAAACAAATTCTTCCATATAACTTATTTTATAGGAATGGAGTTTGGTTTTGTTATGCTTTGGATATAAATAACAATATGTTTGGAGTGTACAGATGTGATTATATAGAAGAGTGTACTATTGATAATATGGAACATTCTTATACTTTTGAAGATTTAAAAAATTTTTTAAATACTTATAAAGGAACATATCATAATATTGAGTTTAGATGTAGTTTAACAAAATTTGGTAAAGAATTATTTTTAAAAAAGAATTATCCAAATATGAAATTGGAAGAAGTTGATAATCAACCTCATATAATTGGTAATTTTAATAAAGAGGAATTAGATTACATGGTGCATTATTTAATAGGTTTAGGAGATAACATAAAAATTGAATATCCAAAATTATTAAAAGATGCCTATATTAAAAAATTAAAAGAAATTTTAAAAAAATACTACTACAATTAA
- a CDS encoding pyridoxamine 5'-phosphate oxidase family protein: MSVFNEKFFEVLNHEGVVSIVSWGNGEANIVNTWNSYLVVKDDRILLPAAGMHSTEADVKVNNKVKVTLGSKEVEGFNNYQGTGFLIKGTANFIESGEDFDRMKEKYPFLRKVLEIKVESAKQLL, translated from the coding sequence ATGTCAGTATTTAATGAAAAGTTTTTTGAAGTTTTAAATCATGAAGGTGTAGTATCAATAGTTTCTTGGGGAAATGGTGAAGCTAATATAGTAAATACTTGGAATTCCTATTTAGTTGTAAAAGATGATAGAATTTTACTACCAGCTGCTGGAATGCATAGTACAGAAGCAGATGTGAAAGTTAATAATAAGGTAAAAGTTACTCTTGGTTCAAAAGAAGTTGAAGGATTTAACAATTATCAAGGAACAGGATTTTTGATAAAAGGTACTGCTAATTTTATTGAATCTGGGGAAGATTTTGATAGAATGAAAGAAAAATATCCATTTTTAAGAAAAGTTTTAGAGATTAAGGTTGAATCTGCAAAACAATTATTGTAA
- a CDS encoding flavin reductase family protein, translating into MTKRKINIFDYSTEILKALSKGILLTVKGDEKVNSMVISWGHLGIEWNKPIFITYVRENRYTKAILDKTLDFTINIPLDKMDAKIFSICGTKSGRDIDKIKEANLTLVDSEIVSSPAVKELPITLECKVLYKQKQVLENLPDNIVKRDYPQDVDGTAVGSNRDPHTAYYGEIVAAYIIEE; encoded by the coding sequence ATGACTAAAAGAAAAATAAATATTTTTGATTATTCAACTGAAATTTTAAAAGCCTTATCAAAAGGAATACTTTTAACTGTAAAGGGTGATGAAAAGGTTAATTCCATGGTTATAAGTTGGGGACATCTTGGGATAGAATGGAATAAACCAATTTTTATTACTTATGTTAGAGAAAATAGATATACAAAAGCTATTTTAGATAAAACTTTGGACTTTACTATAAATATTCCACTTGATAAGATGGATGCAAAAATATTTTCTATATGTGGGACAAAAAGTGGTAGAGATATAGATAAAATAAAAGAAGCAAATTTAACTCTTGTTGATTCTGAAATAGTATCTTCTCCTGCTGTAAAAGAATTACCAATTACTTTGGAATGTAAAGTTTTATACAAACAAAAACAAGTTTTAGAAAATTTACCTGATAATATAGTAAAAAGAGATTATCCACAAGATGTAGATGGAACTGCTGTTGGATCAAATAGAGATCCTCACACTGCTTACTATGGAGAAATTGTTGCAGCTTATATAATTGAAGAATGA
- a CDS encoding LLM class flavin-dependent oxidoreductase: MENKKVKVSALNLVPQFQGETTIDAINRAVELGKILENLDYHRYWIAEHHNFRGVVSSATALLIQHILSNTKKIKVGAGGVMLPNHSPLQVAETYGTLETLYPHRIDLGVGRAPGTDGETARLIYRQNYADIHHFMADILQLERYFGSEEEQGTVIANPGINTNVPIIILGSSTSSAYIAAELGLPYSFATHFAPAMCDEALAIYRKHFKPSKYLKEPYFILGVLAHGADTDEEAQKLYTVAQQGSIKLLRDEKGLYPLADENFEKNLNLSSAEKIFLKSRMGINLMGSRETMVKTWKEIKEKFNPDEVIAVSYMPKLEQLEKSYKILKEVIENN; this comes from the coding sequence ATGGAAAATAAAAAAGTTAAAGTCTCTGCTTTAAATTTAGTACCTCAATTTCAAGGAGAGACGACAATAGATGCAATAAATAGAGCAGTAGAATTAGGAAAAATTTTAGAAAATTTAGATTATCATAGATATTGGATAGCTGAACATCATAACTTTAGAGGTGTTGTCAGCTCTGCAACTGCACTATTAATTCAACATATTTTATCTAATACTAAAAAAATTAAAGTTGGAGCAGGTGGAGTGATGTTACCAAATCACTCACCTTTACAAGTAGCAGAAACTTATGGGACTTTGGAAACTCTATATCCACATAGAATTGACTTAGGAGTAGGTAGAGCACCTGGAACAGATGGAGAAACTGCTAGACTAATATATAGGCAAAATTATGCAGACATTCATCATTTTATGGCTGATATTTTACAATTAGAAAGATATTTTGGTTCTGAGGAAGAACAAGGGACTGTGATTGCAAATCCAGGAATTAACACTAATGTTCCTATAATTATTTTAGGTAGTTCAACAAGCTCAGCATATATTGCAGCAGAATTAGGTTTACCTTATTCTTTTGCTACTCACTTTGCACCTGCTATGTGTGATGAGGCTCTTGCCATATATAGAAAACATTTTAAACCTTCTAAATATTTAAAAGAACCTTATTTCATATTAGGCGTTCTAGCTCATGGAGCTGACACTGATGAAGAAGCTCAAAAGTTATATACAGTTGCTCAACAAGGTTCAATAAAATTATTGAGAGATGAAAAAGGTTTGTATCCTTTGGCTGATGAAAATTTTGAAAAAAATTTAAATTTAAGTTCTGCTGAAAAAATATTCCTAAAATCAAGAATGGGAATAAATTTAATGGGATCTAGGGAAACAATGGTTAAAACTTGGAAAGAGATTAAAGAAAAATTTAATCCTGATGAAGTAATTGCAGTAAGTTATATGCCAAAACTTGAACAATTAGAAAAATCATATAAAATATTAAAAGAAGTTATAGAAAACAATTAG
- a CDS encoding amidohydrolase family protein, translating to MEKTVIKIFDSHFHIIDNKYHLEANNGYLPDLFTYKDYKNRTKNLFIDSIGGAIISGSFQGNDLEYLEVLNEFKKDGKKDFRAIINLPIETNNEKILDLNEKGVAGVRFNIFRGNSTDIDDIIKFSKRIYQLCNWNVEIQINPKNILEIINKLLEIPRLAIDHIGLRKDAIDSLYILAKNNVKIKATGFGRLDFDPIPVLKNIYELNPTSLMFGTDLPSTRVDKEKVFSRSHINLMLDNFLEEELKNIMYNNAYNWYINKK from the coding sequence ATGGAAAAAACAGTAATAAAAATTTTTGATTCTCATTTTCATATTATAGATAATAAATATCATTTAGAAGCAAATAATGGTTATCTACCAGATTTATTTACATATAAAGATTATAAGAATAGAACTAAAAACTTATTTATAGATAGTATAGGTGGGGCTATTATTTCTGGCTCGTTTCAAGGAAATGATTTAGAATATTTAGAAGTTCTTAATGAATTTAAAAAAGATGGTAAAAAAGATTTTAGAGCTATTATCAATCTTCCAATCGAAACAAATAATGAAAAGATATTAGATTTAAATGAAAAAGGTGTTGCAGGAGTTCGTTTCAATATTTTTAGAGGTAATTCAACAGATATAGATGATATTATTAAGTTTTCTAAGAGAATTTATCAACTATGTAATTGGAACGTTGAAATTCAAATCAATCCTAAAAATATTTTAGAAATAATTAATAAGTTATTAGAAATACCTCGTTTAGCTATTGACCATATAGGTTTAAGAAAAGATGCTATTGACTCTCTTTATATTTTGGCTAAAAATAATGTAAAAATAAAAGCTACTGGCTTTGGTCGTCTTGATTTTGACCCAATTCCTGTTTTAAAAAACATATATGAATTAAATCCAACTTCATTAATGTTTGGAACAGATTTACCTTCTACTAGGGTTGATAAAGAAAAAGTTTTTTCTAGAAGTCATATAAATTTAATGTTAGATAATTTTTTAGAAGAAGAGCTAAAAAATATAATGTATAATAATGCTTATAATTGGTATATAAATAAAAAGTAA
- a CDS encoding 2-hydroxycarboxylate transporter family protein, which translates to MKKIKFYGMELHIFFFFAIIIFISAWFNLIPNQIIGGIAVLFTLGIILGEIGERIPIWNLYCGGGAILTFVICGLLTSYDIFPESVKEISAGWMNGYGILNLFICFLVVGSILGLGRKLLVKSSTLFIPTMLFSILGAAIFGIIGGILFKKNLVEILTAYVLPIMGGGAGAGAIPMAKVYSEVTGLDASSYLSFALAILAIGNIIAVIFAVILNVIGNIFPKFTGNGELVKRGKNIETEEKSNVNITMDDIAASIFLTAGFYIFSLFFAKKILPKFMGIVIPEFAYLIIFATLANVFKLVPENLKKALQKCQQFCASKLIWIQMAGCGITLINFNEMLSVLSLANLIIVILIVAGCCIGSGLFGMLVGFYPVESAITGGLCMANMGGAGDLAVLGAAKRMELMSYAQMSSRIGGAIVLLIGSFIFQFLI; encoded by the coding sequence ATGAAAAAAATAAAATTTTATGGAATGGAACTTCATATTTTCTTTTTTTTTGCTATAATTATTTTTATTTCTGCTTGGTTCAATTTAATTCCAAATCAGATTATAGGTGGTATCGCTGTATTATTCACATTAGGGATTATTTTAGGAGAAATAGGAGAGCGTATACCTATTTGGAATTTATATTGTGGTGGTGGAGCGATTTTAACTTTTGTTATTTGTGGTTTATTAACTTCATACGATATTTTTCCTGAAAGTGTAAAAGAAATATCAGCTGGTTGGATGAACGGCTATGGAATTTTAAATTTATTTATTTGTTTTCTAGTTGTAGGAAGTATATTAGGACTAGGCAGAAAATTATTAGTAAAATCAAGCACTTTATTTATCCCAACTATGCTATTCTCTATACTGGGTGCTGCTATATTTGGAATAATTGGAGGAATATTATTCAAAAAAAATCTTGTTGAAATACTAACAGCATATGTATTACCTATTATGGGAGGAGGAGCTGGTGCTGGTGCAATACCAATGGCAAAAGTTTATTCAGAAGTAACAGGATTAGATGCTTCTTCATACCTATCATTTGCCTTAGCTATTCTTGCTATTGGAAATATTATTGCAGTTATTTTTGCAGTCATTTTAAATGTTATAGGAAATATATTTCCAAAATTTACAGGAAATGGTGAATTAGTAAAAAGAGGTAAAAATATAGAAACAGAAGAAAAATCTAATGTTAATATTACTATGGACGATATAGCGGCTTCTATTTTTTTAACAGCAGGGTTTTATATTTTTTCATTATTCTTTGCTAAGAAAATTCTCCCAAAATTTATGGGAATCGTTATCCCTGAATTTGCATATTTAATAATATTTGCTACATTAGCAAATGTCTTTAAATTAGTTCCAGAAAATTTAAAGAAAGCTTTGCAAAAATGCCAACAATTTTGTGCTAGCAAGTTAATTTGGATACAAATGGCAGGTTGTGGTATTACACTAATAAATTTTAATGAAATGTTAAGTGTTTTAAGTTTAGCAAACCTTATAATTGTCATTTTAATTGTGGCAGGTTGCTGTATAGGAAGTGGTTTATTTGGAATGCTTGTAGGATTTTATCCAGTAGAAAGTGCTATTACTGGTGGTCTGTGTATGGCAAATATGGGAGGAGCAGGAGATTTAGCTGTTTTAGGTGCTGCAAAAAGAATGGAATTAATGAGTTATGCTCAAATGTCTTCTAGAATCGGTGGGGCTATTGTACTTTTAATAGGAAGTTTTATTTTTCAATTTTTAATATAA
- the citF gene encoding citrate lyase subunit alpha — MLNKVNREIPDEFLKNGKEVYQGKFYMDGKYVKKAAPTTKIFEKPVDSKLCSSIREACERCGAKDGMTISFHSELRNGDYVMSMVTKVLIEEMGLKDLTVAATSLGDAQDLIADYIEQGKIIGIQTSGIRGRIGEVVSAGKLKTPAIIRSHGGRPRAIEAGEVHIDIAFMATSTSDNQGNSKGTGGKNDFGSMGFGMHDPLYADHTVIVTDTLVAYPNVPCSVDAINVDCVVLVDEIGNNKKIQTKEARMTDNPRELMMAENVANIIAATPYFKDGFSFQTGAGGPSLAATRFLENHMRKKGIKMNMALGGVTNSICELMDKGLVNHIFDTQNFDLGAVKHLAENPNHHEISISQYANPANKGAFVNMLDFVVLSALEIDTNFNVNVITGSDGVLRGAPGGHPDTSAGSKCCIIVTPLTRGRMATVCENVVTITTPGDCVDILVTDYGIAVNPLRQDLVECLDKAGIKHMPIEELKNKAYSLVGTPADLKWEDKVVAIVEARDGTILDVVRKIKPYTL; from the coding sequence ATGTTAAATAAAGTAAATAGAGAAATTCCAGATGAATTTTTAAAAAATGGTAAAGAAGTTTATCAAGGTAAATTTTATATGGATGGGAAATATGTAAAAAAAGCTGCTCCTACAACTAAAATATTTGAAAAACCAGTTGACAGTAAACTTTGTTCTAGTATTCGTGAGGCTTGTGAAAGATGTGGAGCAAAAGATGGTATGACAATTTCATTTCATAGTGAACTTAGAAATGGAGACTATGTTATGTCTATGGTAACAAAAGTCCTTATTGAAGAAATGGGATTAAAAGATTTAACTGTTGCAGCTACTTCATTGGGAGATGCTCAAGATTTAATAGCTGACTATATAGAACAAGGAAAAATTATAGGAATACAAACTTCTGGTATTCGTGGAAGAATTGGTGAAGTAGTTTCTGCTGGAAAATTAAAAACTCCTGCAATAATAAGAAGCCATGGTGGTAGACCAAGAGCTATTGAAGCTGGAGAAGTTCATATAGATATAGCATTTATGGCAACATCTACTTCTGATAATCAAGGAAATTCAAAGGGGACAGGTGGAAAAAATGATTTTGGTTCTATGGGCTTCGGAATGCATGACCCACTATATGCTGACCATACAGTAATAGTAACTGATACTTTAGTTGCTTATCCTAATGTTCCTTGCTCAGTAGATGCAATAAATGTAGATTGTGTTGTATTAGTTGATGAAATAGGAAATAATAAAAAAATTCAGACAAAAGAAGCAAGAATGACTGATAACCCAAGAGAATTAATGATGGCAGAAAATGTTGCAAATATTATAGCTGCTACTCCATATTTTAAAGATGGTTTTTCATTCCAAACAGGAGCAGGTGGTCCTTCACTTGCAGCAACAAGATTTTTAGAAAATCATATGCGTAAAAAAGGAATAAAAATGAATATGGCTCTTGGAGGAGTAACAAATTCAATTTGTGAATTAATGGATAAAGGATTAGTAAATCATATCTTTGATACACAAAACTTTGATTTAGGTGCTGTAAAACATCTAGCTGAAAATCCTAATCACCATGAAATTAGTATTAGTCAATATGCTAATCCTGCAAATAAGGGAGCATTTGTTAATATGCTAGATTTTGTAGTATTAAGTGCATTAGAAATTGATACTAATTTCAATGTAAATGTTATAACAGGTTCTGATGGAGTATTAAGAGGAGCACCAGGAGGACACCCTGATACATCAGCTGGAAGTAAATGTTGTATTATAGTTACTCCTTTAACTCGTGGTCGTATGGCTACTGTTTGTGAAAATGTTGTAACTATCACTACACCAGGAGATTGTGTTGATATATTGGTAACTGACTATGGTATAGCAGTAAACCCTTTAAGACAAGATTTAGTTGAATGTCTTGATAAAGCTGGAATTAAACATATGCCTATTGAAGAATTAAAAAATAAAGCTTATTCTCTTGTGGGAACTCCTGCTGATTTAAAATGGGAAGATAAAGTTGTTGCTATTGTAGAAGCAAGAGATGGAACTATACTTGATGTTGTAAGAAAAATTAAACCTTATACTTTATAA
- a CDS encoding aldolase/citrate lyase family protein: MITRKKPEKFRLRRTMMFMNAQKPSLIKDAYIYGCDSIIMDLEDAVAENQKDSARFSLYHALKTIDYGDTEVIVRINGLDTPHWQEDIRCVVAAGADGIRIAKCESAEDVKLVEKYVLEAEKEFGFEEGRTLLMAALESPKGILNAYEIVTASDRMFGCAISGADFRKSMHVQNQKSGIEIAAARGNMLLAARAAGVQCFDTMYPFPDDMEGFQAEVILDKQMGFDGKSIISPKHIRFIHETFAPTQKEIAYAEKLIRSFNEQSAAGVGVYIVDGKMIDLPYIDDAKRVLALAKACGVYNGDL, from the coding sequence ATGATTACTAGAAAGAAACCTGAAAAATTTCGTTTACGTAGAACTATGATGTTTATGAATGCTCAAAAACCTAGTTTAATAAAAGATGCCTACATATATGGTTGTGACAGTATAATAATGGACTTAGAAGATGCTGTTGCTGAAAATCAAAAAGATTCTGCTAGATTTTCTCTATATCATGCTTTAAAAACTATTGACTATGGAGATACAGAAGTTATTGTTAGAATAAATGGTTTAGATACTCCTCACTGGCAAGAAGATATCCGTTGTGTAGTAGCAGCTGGTGCTGATGGAATTCGTATAGCTAAATGTGAAAGTGCAGAAGATGTTAAATTAGTTGAAAAATATGTACTGGAAGCTGAGAAGGAATTTGGATTTGAAGAAGGAAGAACTCTTTTAATGGCAGCATTAGAAAGTCCAAAAGGAATTTTAAATGCTTATGAAATTGTAACTGCCTCTGATAGAATGTTTGGTTGTGCTATATCAGGAGCTGATTTCAGAAAATCTATGCATGTACAAAATCAAAAAAGTGGAATTGAAATTGCTGCTGCAAGAGGAAACATGCTTTTAGCTGCAAGAGCAGCAGGAGTACAATGTTTTGATACTATGTATCCTTTCCCTGATGATATGGAAGGCTTCCAAGCTGAGGTAATTTTAGATAAACAAATGGGATTTGATGGAAAAAGTATCATAAGTCCAAAGCATATTAGATTTATACATGAAACTTTTGCACCAACACAAAAAGAGATTGCTTATGCTGAAAAACTTATTCGTTCTTTCAATGAACAATCAGCAGCAGGAGTTGGTGTATATATAGTTGATGGAAAAATGATAGATTTACCATATATTGATGATGCAAAAAGAGTCTTAGCATTAGCAAAAGCTTGTGGTGTATACAATGGAGATTTATAA